Proteins from a single region of Catenulispora acidiphila DSM 44928:
- a CDS encoding SDR family oxidoreductase gives MGTLTGKTALVTGASRGIGQGIALRLAADGARVAVHYNANEDAAKQTVATIEAAGAEAFAIQAELGIPGDARTLWAAFDARAEGVDIIVNNAAVPGPYGHLGAIDPDEFDKVFAVNAKAPFFVTQEGLTRLRDGGRVINISTGLTRTAAMSELIAYAMSKGAIDVFTVNLAKDLGTRGITVNTIAPGVVDTDVNATWLRGNDQALAATAALSPLNRVADPAEIADIAAFLASDDSRWVTGQWIDATGGALII, from the coding sequence ATGGGCACACTCACAGGTAAGACGGCACTGGTCACCGGCGCGAGCCGGGGCATCGGGCAGGGCATCGCCCTTCGGCTGGCGGCGGACGGCGCGCGCGTCGCCGTCCACTACAACGCCAATGAGGACGCTGCGAAGCAAACCGTCGCCACGATCGAGGCGGCCGGCGCCGAAGCCTTCGCCATCCAGGCCGAACTCGGCATACCCGGCGACGCCCGCACCCTGTGGGCAGCCTTCGACGCCCGCGCGGAGGGCGTCGACATCATCGTCAACAACGCGGCCGTGCCCGGACCCTACGGACACCTCGGCGCCATCGACCCCGACGAGTTCGACAAGGTCTTCGCGGTCAACGCCAAGGCGCCGTTCTTCGTCACCCAGGAGGGCCTGACCCGCCTGCGGGACGGAGGACGGGTCATCAACATCTCCACCGGCCTGACCCGCACGGCGGCGATGTCCGAACTCATCGCCTACGCGATGTCCAAAGGAGCGATCGACGTCTTCACCGTCAACCTCGCCAAGGATCTCGGCACGCGCGGCATCACCGTCAACACGATCGCGCCGGGCGTCGTCGACACCGACGTCAACGCGACCTGGCTCCGCGGCAACGACCAAGCTCTCGCAGCGACCGCAGCCCTATCGCCCCTGAACCGCGTCGCCGATCCCGCCGAGATCGCTGACATCGCCGCGTTCCTGGCCTCCGACGACAGCCGGTGGGTAACCGGGCAGTGGATCGATGCGACCGGCGGGGCGCTCATCATCTGA
- a CDS encoding tetratricopeptide repeat protein translates to MSHDDLAGSLRKIKAESGRSLRAVEQAIHVSNSSLSRYLAGQATPSWNVVVAFCRFTGHDPRPLRPLWEAAERERRAPGRPFAADRPAAASRVPRNDLPRDVAGFTARRAEVETVSRLARAGQAVAIDGMGGVGKTALAVKVAHLLTPEFPDCQLYVDLHGFTPGRDPVEPTEALLGLLRALGVPGGRIPDDLAGRSAQWRSELARQRAIVILDNAADADHVRALLPGAGRNTVLITSRVRMVGLDGVQPLSLAPLGPADAADLFTVALGPGTAADPETVAELMRRYGGLPLSIRVAAARLRHRPAWSVADLLESPPPSDEAGLGKVIDASLARLGGDQRQMFLLLGLYPGTLIGPFAAAALAGRPVTEARALLDDLVDANLLEEPAAQRYRFHDLIRQRAAEAARREESAEGRDTALDRLTDFYLHTVTCGVRALDVVPEHVLPVRHVPAEVPDISTPEQAMSWYRDEEATLVRVVEQTVRRGRDDLTAQFALLIGDLLGRYGRWELWRWIADIGVQAAERLGNLSIQAALEYSRGLAAYFTGRLDSAAADFAAAADIAARSGAVGMRIIAIRGVAAVAEDRGEFTRALDLLAEARQLPLADRYPTEVAIAAVLTAHHSLLALGRVAEAADVARDVLATAQDPTPRITSLRVLGRARLSDGDLPGAVTYFQEAEAACRDNQDASFAAICQGDVAEALSRLGRHAEALDRHEAALAWATDFGDVYREIYLREAFARSCLAAGDPDRAVDQFRQALALAEPRGYRHVAGLARDGLARALAPVG, encoded by the coding sequence GTGAGCCACGACGACCTGGCCGGGAGCCTGCGGAAGATCAAGGCGGAGTCGGGTCGCAGTCTGCGTGCGGTCGAGCAGGCCATCCACGTCAGCAACTCCTCGTTGTCGCGGTACCTGGCCGGTCAGGCGACGCCGTCGTGGAACGTCGTGGTGGCGTTCTGCCGGTTCACCGGGCACGACCCCCGTCCGCTGCGGCCGCTGTGGGAGGCCGCCGAGCGGGAGCGGCGGGCACCCGGCCGGCCTTTCGCCGCCGACAGGCCGGCGGCGGCGAGCCGCGTGCCGCGCAACGACCTGCCGCGGGACGTCGCCGGGTTCACCGCCCGGCGGGCCGAGGTCGAGACCGTGTCCCGGCTGGCGAGGGCCGGACAGGCGGTGGCGATCGACGGTATGGGCGGCGTCGGCAAGACCGCGCTGGCGGTCAAGGTCGCGCACCTGCTGACGCCCGAATTCCCCGACTGCCAGTTGTATGTGGACCTGCACGGTTTCACGCCCGGCCGGGACCCGGTCGAGCCGACGGAGGCACTGCTCGGATTGTTGCGGGCGCTCGGGGTTCCGGGCGGGCGCATCCCCGACGATCTGGCGGGCCGGTCCGCGCAGTGGCGCTCCGAACTGGCCCGGCAGCGCGCGATCGTCATCCTCGACAACGCCGCGGACGCCGACCACGTCCGGGCCCTGTTGCCGGGTGCGGGCCGGAACACCGTGCTGATCACCAGCCGGGTCCGGATGGTCGGGTTGGACGGTGTCCAGCCGCTGTCCCTGGCCCCGCTGGGTCCGGCCGACGCGGCCGATCTGTTCACCGTCGCGCTGGGACCCGGCACGGCTGCCGACCCGGAGACGGTGGCCGAGCTGATGCGGCGGTACGGCGGTTTGCCGCTGTCCATCCGGGTGGCCGCCGCGCGGCTGCGCCACCGGCCGGCGTGGTCGGTCGCCGACCTGCTGGAGAGCCCGCCGCCGTCCGACGAGGCGGGGCTGGGGAAGGTCATCGACGCTTCCCTGGCCCGGCTGGGCGGCGACCAGCGCCAGATGTTCCTGCTGCTCGGCCTGTACCCCGGAACGCTGATCGGCCCGTTCGCCGCCGCGGCGCTGGCCGGACGGCCGGTGACCGAGGCCCGGGCTTTGCTGGACGATCTGGTGGACGCGAACCTGCTGGAAGAACCAGCCGCCCAGCGCTACCGCTTCCACGACCTGATCCGGCAGCGGGCCGCCGAGGCCGCCCGGCGCGAGGAGTCGGCCGAGGGCCGGGACACCGCGCTGGACAGGTTGACCGATTTCTACCTGCACACGGTGACCTGCGGAGTGCGGGCCTTGGACGTCGTCCCCGAGCACGTCTTGCCGGTACGTCACGTTCCGGCCGAGGTCCCCGACATCAGCACCCCGGAACAGGCCATGTCCTGGTATCGCGACGAGGAAGCCACCCTCGTGCGGGTCGTCGAGCAGACCGTGCGCCGAGGCCGCGACGACCTCACCGCCCAGTTCGCGCTGCTGATCGGGGACCTGCTGGGCCGCTATGGCCGATGGGAGCTGTGGCGCTGGATCGCCGACATCGGGGTCCAGGCCGCCGAGCGTCTGGGGAACCTCTCGATTCAGGCCGCGCTCGAATACAGCCGGGGGCTCGCCGCCTACTTCACGGGTCGGCTGGACTCTGCCGCGGCGGACTTCGCAGCCGCTGCCGACATCGCGGCCCGGTCCGGCGCCGTCGGGATGCGGATCATCGCGATCCGCGGAGTGGCCGCCGTCGCCGAGGACCGCGGTGAGTTCACGCGGGCCCTGGACTTGCTCGCGGAGGCTCGTCAGCTGCCGCTGGCCGACCGGTATCCGACCGAGGTCGCCATCGCTGCTGTGCTCACAGCCCACCACTCCCTTCTCGCGCTGGGGCGCGTCGCGGAGGCCGCTGATGTCGCCCGGGACGTGCTGGCCACGGCCCAGGACCCGACGCCGCGCATCACGAGCCTGCGGGTACTGGGCCGTGCCCGCCTGTCCGATGGAGACCTACCGGGAGCGGTGACGTACTTCCAGGAAGCCGAGGCGGCGTGCCGAGACAACCAAGACGCCTCATTCGCGGCCATCTGCCAAGGCGATGTCGCAGAAGCACTGAGCCGGCTCGGCCGCCATGCCGAAGCTCTGGACCGGCATGAGGCGGCATTGGCCTGGGCCACCGATTTCGGCGACGTCTATCGGGAGATCTACCTGCGCGAAGCCTTCGCCCGCAGCTGTCTGGCGGCCGGCGACCCGGACCGTGCCGTGGACCAGTTCCGGCAGGCGCTCGCACTGGCCGAACCGCGCGGCTACCGGCACGTCGCGGGCTTGGCTCGGGACGGACTCGCCCGGGCCCTGGCACCGGTCGGATGA
- a CDS encoding ABC transporter substrate-binding protein → MFLSRSSRRRAVAISAALAAVSLGVAGCGKSTASGSSSKVLKLWHYEAADSAMGVAWNQAIKEFEQKHPGVTVRFEQKTFEQLEKTAPMVLNSSDAPDILEYNKGDATAGLLAKQGLLTDLSGAVAQYGWDKKITGNIAATSRYTNGVMGSGPWYGIPDYGEYGMVYYNKDMFAKYGVKVPTTFAEFTAAMDTFVKAGVTPLASAGAEYPAQQYLYNLALSKADQNWVNQYQIAGKADFKDAAWTGAATTLADWVKKGYIAKDSVSQKATDMGNAFESGKSPMMVSGSWWYGTFESEIKGFAWDTFLWPGNKLVPGSGGNLWVIPKNSKNAALAEDFIDITLQPDIQALLANKGAVPVAANASDITDPKAKELVQNFQTLQASNGLAYYPDWPVPGFYDNLTAATQDLMNGKSPDSVLSGLQSAYNQGLSQ, encoded by the coding sequence ATGTTCCTATCGCGCAGCAGTCGGCGGAGGGCGGTCGCGATATCGGCCGCGCTCGCCGCCGTGTCGTTGGGTGTGGCCGGGTGCGGCAAGTCGACCGCGTCGGGTTCGTCGTCGAAGGTGCTCAAGCTCTGGCACTACGAGGCCGCCGACAGCGCGATGGGTGTCGCGTGGAACCAGGCGATCAAGGAGTTCGAGCAGAAGCACCCCGGCGTGACGGTGCGGTTCGAGCAGAAGACCTTCGAGCAGTTGGAGAAGACGGCGCCGATGGTGCTGAACTCCTCCGACGCCCCGGACATCTTGGAGTACAACAAGGGCGACGCGACCGCGGGGCTGCTGGCCAAACAGGGACTGCTCACCGACCTGTCCGGGGCGGTCGCCCAGTACGGGTGGGACAAGAAGATCACCGGCAACATCGCCGCGACCTCCCGGTACACGAACGGGGTCATGGGCTCCGGCCCGTGGTACGGCATCCCGGACTACGGCGAGTACGGCATGGTCTATTACAACAAGGACATGTTCGCCAAGTACGGCGTCAAGGTGCCCACCACGTTCGCGGAGTTCACCGCCGCCATGGACACCTTCGTCAAGGCCGGCGTCACGCCGCTGGCCAGCGCGGGCGCGGAGTACCCGGCGCAGCAGTACCTGTACAACCTCGCCCTGTCCAAGGCCGACCAGAACTGGGTCAACCAGTACCAGATCGCCGGCAAGGCGGACTTCAAGGACGCGGCTTGGACCGGCGCCGCGACCACGCTGGCCGACTGGGTCAAGAAGGGCTACATCGCCAAGGACTCGGTGAGCCAGAAGGCCACCGACATGGGCAACGCCTTCGAATCCGGCAAGAGCCCGATGATGGTCTCCGGCAGTTGGTGGTACGGCACCTTCGAGTCCGAGATCAAGGGCTTCGCCTGGGACACGTTCCTGTGGCCCGGCAACAAGCTGGTCCCCGGCTCCGGCGGCAACCTGTGGGTGATCCCGAAGAACTCCAAGAACGCCGCCCTCGCCGAGGACTTCATCGACATCACGCTCCAGCCGGACATCCAGGCCCTGCTGGCCAACAAGGGGGCGGTCCCGGTCGCGGCCAACGCCTCGGACATCACCGATCCGAAGGCCAAAGAGCTCGTTCAGAACTTCCAGACCCTGCAAGCCTCCAACGGCCTGGCGTATTACCCGGACTGGCCGGTACCAGGGTTCTACGACAACCTCACCGCCGCGACCCAGGACCTCATGAACGGCAAGAGTCCTGACTCGGTCTTGAGCGGTCTGCAGAGCGCTTACAACCAAGGCCTGTCGCAGTAA
- a CDS encoding MFS transporter has translation MIDNGLISPTPPRRAGRKEWIGLAVLVLPCLLISMDMSVLLFGLPFISASLKPSATQQLWIMDAYGFALAGVLITMGAVGDRIGRRRLLLAGTAAFGGASAVAAYAGSADLLIASRALLGLAGATLMPSTMALIRNMFHDEKQRNSAIGLWTGGIVGGATLGPVVGGLLLDHFWWGSVFLINLPAMALLLVLGPILLPEFKMPADGRRFDYAGSVLSIAAVLPTVYGVKQLAVDGYSAGALAAVALGIALGIAFLIRQRTAADPLIDTALFGTTAFRVPVLVNALGNFVMIGFSLYNTQYLQSVAGMRPFTAALWSLAVLPAVSVGMAVTGTLTTRIRPATLIGGGFLIAAAGAAVLLLVRPGNPVAVLLIGAGAVACGMVAAQTIAGTMVMTAASAERAGSASALNETGSELGSALGMALLGSIGAAVYHHKMSGQTPAGIPADAIAQSHQTLGSAVAVADQYPGPVSRHLLGAARDAYTVGFHVAAVTGAVLLTLTGLYVMSVLRHEPPLPAAPEKEKAPKHAGQRSEEPISV, from the coding sequence ATGATCGACAATGGACTGATATCGCCGACTCCGCCTCGCCGGGCGGGTCGCAAGGAGTGGATCGGGTTGGCGGTGCTGGTTCTTCCGTGCCTGCTGATCTCGATGGACATGTCGGTGTTGTTGTTCGGGCTGCCGTTTATCAGCGCGTCGCTGAAGCCCAGCGCTACACAGCAGCTGTGGATCATGGACGCGTACGGTTTCGCCCTGGCGGGGGTGCTGATCACGATGGGGGCGGTCGGTGACCGGATCGGCCGTCGCCGACTGCTGTTGGCGGGTACCGCGGCCTTCGGCGGGGCGTCGGCCGTCGCCGCCTACGCTGGCAGCGCGGATCTGCTGATCGCCAGCCGGGCGCTGCTCGGCCTGGCCGGCGCCACGCTGATGCCCTCGACGATGGCCCTGATCCGCAACATGTTCCACGACGAGAAGCAGCGCAACAGCGCGATCGGCCTGTGGACCGGGGGAATCGTCGGCGGCGCCACCCTGGGCCCGGTCGTCGGCGGTCTGCTGTTGGACCACTTCTGGTGGGGCTCGGTCTTCCTGATCAACCTGCCGGCCATGGCCCTGCTGCTGGTCCTCGGGCCGATCCTGCTGCCGGAGTTCAAGATGCCGGCCGACGGCCGCCGCTTCGACTATGCCGGCTCGGTGCTGTCCATCGCCGCGGTTCTGCCAACCGTGTACGGGGTCAAGCAGCTCGCGGTCGACGGGTACAGCGCCGGCGCGCTGGCCGCCGTCGCCCTCGGGATCGCCTTGGGCATCGCGTTCCTGATCCGGCAGCGCACCGCCGCCGATCCGCTGATCGACACCGCCTTGTTCGGCACCACGGCCTTCCGCGTACCAGTGCTGGTCAACGCGCTCGGCAACTTCGTCATGATCGGATTCAGCCTCTACAACACGCAGTACCTGCAGTCGGTGGCCGGGATGCGGCCGTTCACCGCGGCGCTGTGGTCGCTGGCCGTGCTCCCGGCCGTCAGCGTCGGCATGGCCGTCACCGGAACGCTGACGACGAGAATCCGCCCGGCGACGCTCATCGGCGGCGGCTTCCTGATCGCCGCCGCCGGGGCGGCCGTCCTGCTGCTGGTCCGCCCCGGCAACCCGGTGGCCGTGCTGCTGATCGGCGCGGGCGCGGTGGCCTGCGGCATGGTCGCGGCCCAGACCATCGCCGGCACCATGGTCATGACCGCCGCCTCGGCCGAACGCGCCGGCTCCGCGTCGGCGCTGAACGAGACCGGCTCCGAACTCGGCAGCGCCCTGGGCATGGCCCTGCTCGGCAGCATCGGCGCCGCCGTCTACCACCACAAGATGAGCGGGCAGACCCCGGCCGGTATACCCGCCGACGCGATCGCCCAGAGCCACCAGACCCTGGGCAGCGCCGTGGCCGTCGCGGACCAGTACCCCGGCCCGGTGAGCCGGCACCTGCTCGGTGCCGCCCGCGACGCCTACACCGTCGGCTTCCACGTCGCCGCCGTCACCGGCGCGGTCCTGCTGACCCTCACCGGCCTGTACGTGATGAGCGTCCTGCGCCACGAGCCGCCGCTGCCGGCCGCTCCCGAGAAGGAGAAGGCGCCCAAGCACGCCGGGCAGCGGAGCGAGGAGCCCATCTCGGTCTGA
- a CDS encoding carbohydrate ABC transporter permease: MATSTADPIDDRPAPRPPAPTGARRRRGGHAVLAGFILLAVFMIAPFAIVVMNAVKSKSDYAAHGPLALPHGIDFGNVKTFWNLVDFGHVLMNSVLISGCVALCAVLLSVLNAFALGIGRVRGRTWILLAFLIANLLPQEGLVYPLYWLAKQTNMYDSKLTVIIVFTVIQSAFGTYLLSSVLSAFPREILEAARMDGAGKWRLLWQVVVPVSRPTLVVLMTFFFIWTWNEFLLPLILLVSNENQTVPVALGVAQGEHIVDVTMQAASGLLGIVPAVVFFLIFQRTLTRGVTVGAVK; the protein is encoded by the coding sequence ATGGCGACTTCCACCGCCGACCCGATCGACGACCGCCCGGCGCCGCGGCCTCCGGCGCCGACCGGGGCGCGCAGGCGGCGCGGCGGCCACGCGGTCCTGGCCGGCTTCATCCTGCTCGCCGTGTTCATGATCGCCCCGTTCGCGATCGTCGTGATGAACGCGGTGAAGTCGAAGTCCGACTACGCCGCGCACGGCCCGCTAGCGCTGCCGCACGGCATCGACTTCGGGAACGTCAAGACGTTCTGGAACCTGGTCGACTTCGGCCATGTACTGATGAACAGTGTCCTGATCAGCGGCTGTGTCGCCCTGTGCGCGGTGCTCCTGTCGGTACTCAACGCCTTCGCGCTCGGCATCGGCCGCGTCAGAGGACGGACCTGGATCCTGCTGGCCTTCCTGATCGCCAACCTGCTGCCGCAGGAGGGCCTGGTCTATCCCCTGTACTGGCTGGCGAAGCAGACGAACATGTACGACAGCAAGCTCACGGTGATCATCGTGTTCACCGTCATCCAGAGCGCGTTCGGTACCTACCTGCTCTCCTCGGTCCTCAGCGCCTTCCCCCGGGAGATCCTGGAGGCCGCCCGCATGGACGGCGCCGGCAAGTGGCGCTTGTTGTGGCAGGTCGTGGTCCCGGTCAGCCGGCCCACCCTGGTGGTCCTGATGACGTTCTTCTTCATCTGGACCTGGAACGAGTTCCTGCTCCCGCTGATCCTCCTCGTGTCCAACGAGAACCAGACGGTGCCGGTGGCCCTCGGCGTGGCGCAGGGCGAGCACATCGTGGACGTGACCATGCAGGCCGCCTCCGGGCTGCTCGGAATCGTACCGGCGGTGGTCTTCTTCCTGATCTTCCAACGCACACTGACACGCGGCGTCACCGTCGGCGCGGTCAAATAG
- a CDS encoding TetR/AcrR family transcriptional regulator, with protein sequence MTSTPRGRPRSFDRDAALDQAVRAFWENGYEATSMADLKERMGITAPSIYAAFGDKQALFTQAVEQYGHTYGEFVERALAEEPTAREGVARMLREVAVEYASDEHPHGCLVISGASNCTSEEAKALLRSQRLANTAALTQLIQNDVDAGILPPTTNALAVAQYYGAVMQGMSQQARDGVGPDGLTAIAEMAIAAWPAVGE encoded by the coding sequence GTGACATCGACCCCGCGTGGACGCCCCCGCTCATTCGACCGCGACGCGGCCCTGGACCAGGCCGTGCGCGCCTTCTGGGAAAACGGATACGAGGCGACGTCGATGGCTGACCTCAAAGAGCGAATGGGCATCACGGCGCCGAGCATCTACGCCGCATTCGGCGACAAGCAGGCACTGTTCACCCAAGCCGTCGAGCAGTACGGCCACACCTACGGCGAGTTCGTCGAACGCGCCCTGGCCGAGGAGCCCACAGCCCGCGAGGGCGTGGCACGGATGCTCCGCGAAGTCGCGGTGGAATACGCCAGCGACGAACATCCGCACGGCTGCTTGGTGATCAGCGGAGCATCCAACTGCACGTCAGAGGAAGCCAAGGCACTGCTACGCAGCCAACGGCTGGCCAACACCGCCGCCCTGACCCAGCTGATCCAGAACGACGTCGACGCCGGCATCCTTCCGCCGACGACGAACGCCCTCGCCGTGGCGCAGTACTACGGCGCGGTCATGCAGGGCATGTCACAACAGGCACGCGACGGAGTCGGACCCGACGGACTCACGGCGATCGCCGAGATGGCGATCGCCGCTTGGCCCGCTGTCGGCGAGTGA
- a CDS encoding amino acid ABC transporter ATP-binding protein has product MSTEALDANALLRLRGVHKRFDDRTVLDSIDLDVAAHQVVCLIGGSGSGKSTLLRCVDLLVEVDDGTIHLGATELTDPALDQRLARRRIGVVFQAYNLFPHLSVLDNVALAPRRVLGRSRDQAESEAMALLTRLGLADKARDYPDRLSGGQQQRAAIARSLATEPEVLLFDEITSALDPELVGEVLDVVADLKDRGFTILMATHEMDFARHAADQVCFLDNGVIRERGEPDQILTEPREAATQRFLARLLNR; this is encoded by the coding sequence ATGAGCACCGAGGCCCTCGACGCCAACGCACTGCTGCGGCTGCGCGGCGTCCACAAGCGCTTCGACGACCGCACCGTCCTGGACTCGATCGACCTCGATGTGGCCGCACATCAGGTGGTGTGCCTGATCGGCGGTTCGGGCTCGGGCAAGTCCACCCTCCTGCGCTGCGTCGACCTGCTGGTCGAGGTGGACGACGGCACCATCCACCTCGGCGCCACCGAGCTCACCGACCCGGCCCTCGACCAGCGCCTGGCGCGCCGTCGCATCGGCGTGGTGTTCCAGGCCTACAACCTGTTCCCGCACCTGAGCGTGCTGGACAACGTAGCCCTCGCCCCGCGCCGGGTCCTGGGCCGCTCGCGGGACCAGGCCGAGTCCGAGGCGATGGCCCTGCTGACCCGCCTGGGTCTGGCAGACAAGGCCCGGGACTACCCCGACCGGCTGTCCGGAGGGCAGCAGCAACGCGCGGCGATCGCCCGCTCCCTGGCGACCGAACCCGAGGTCCTGCTCTTCGACGAGATCACCTCGGCCCTCGACCCCGAACTGGTCGGCGAGGTCCTGGACGTGGTCGCAGACCTCAAGGACCGCGGCTTCACCATCCTGATGGCCACCCACGAGATGGACTTCGCCCGGCACGCGGCCGACCAGGTCTGCTTCCTGGACAACGGCGTCATCCGCGAACGCGGCGAGCCGGACCAGATCCTGACCGAGCCCCGGGAAGCCGCGACCCAACGGTTTCTGGCCCGGCTGCTGAACCGTTGA
- a CDS encoding carbohydrate ABC transporter permease, whose translation MALPLVPGRRRNPDRGYPFFLIPAAVLFTAVIAVPFVMNVGLSFTKWQGVGPLHWIGLGNYQRLWHDRTFWAAFEHNVAIVIAMALIPTALGLVVATALFDYIGKRFGPRTASVLRACVYLPQVMPLAVMGVVWGWILAPGDGVLNSALRDIGLGSLGHDWLGDPHTALYTVMAILVWIQLGFPVVVFMAGLQRTDPALNEAAELDGAGWWRRFWHVVVPQIRPEIYVVLLMCTIAALKAFAPIYVLTRGGPGISTDIPSYYSYQNFFEKTQVGYGAAIATVLTLLTLTVTTAFIIVQNRHQDQER comes from the coding sequence ATGGCGCTTCCCCTTGTCCCCGGTCGGCGCCGCAACCCCGACCGGGGCTACCCGTTCTTCCTGATACCGGCCGCGGTGCTGTTCACGGCCGTGATCGCGGTGCCGTTCGTCATGAACGTCGGCCTGAGCTTCACCAAATGGCAGGGCGTCGGGCCGCTGCACTGGATCGGCTTGGGCAACTACCAGCGGCTGTGGCACGACCGGACGTTTTGGGCCGCCTTCGAGCACAACGTCGCCATCGTCATCGCGATGGCCTTGATCCCGACGGCGCTCGGCCTGGTCGTCGCCACCGCGCTGTTCGACTACATCGGAAAGCGTTTCGGCCCGCGCACCGCGAGCGTCCTGCGGGCCTGCGTCTACCTCCCGCAGGTGATGCCGTTGGCGGTGATGGGCGTCGTGTGGGGTTGGATCCTCGCGCCCGGCGACGGCGTGCTCAACTCCGCGTTGCGCGACATCGGCCTGGGCTCGCTCGGGCACGACTGGCTCGGGGACCCGCACACCGCGCTCTACACCGTGATGGCGATCCTGGTCTGGATCCAGCTCGGCTTCCCGGTGGTCGTGTTCATGGCCGGGCTGCAACGCACCGACCCGGCGCTGAACGAGGCCGCCGAACTCGACGGAGCCGGCTGGTGGCGCCGGTTCTGGCACGTCGTCGTCCCGCAGATCAGGCCGGAGATCTATGTCGTGCTGCTGATGTGCACCATCGCCGCGCTCAAGGCCTTCGCGCCGATCTATGTGCTCACCCGCGGCGGGCCCGGCATCTCCACCGACATCCCGTCCTACTACTCCTACCAGAACTTCTTCGAGAAGACCCAGGTTGGCTACGGCGCGGCGATCGCCACCGTCCTGACCCTGCTCACCCTGACCGTGACGACGGCCTTCATCATCGTGCAGAACCGCCACCAGGACCAGGAGCGCTGA
- a CDS encoding DUF4097 family beta strand repeat-containing protein, which yields MNAPETVPVALPFCVVLDISVGSIRLIAADRFDAEVEVRPGDAAESRDVRAAQRVLISNGGGVLRVDGEPAGHRVLGIDPGSVAVTVWLPLGSRVEAKAAVADFRGIGSLGDVTYEGAVGSVQLEEIASGRLAMQDGGITVGRLGGSAELSTQRGDIAVAEATRGTVTLRTQSGQITVGAVGGVSATLDAGAPNGRIHNSLQNSAGAEAELRIHATTADGDVTARSLEQPSAAVPADAGH from the coding sequence ATGAACGCACCAGAGACCGTTCCGGTCGCCTTGCCCTTCTGTGTCGTCCTCGACATTTCTGTGGGCAGCATTCGTCTCATCGCCGCCGACCGCTTCGATGCCGAGGTGGAGGTCCGGCCCGGTGATGCCGCCGAGAGCCGCGATGTGAGGGCGGCTCAGCGGGTCCTGATCAGTAACGGCGGCGGTGTCCTGCGGGTCGATGGCGAGCCTGCCGGGCACCGTGTCCTCGGCATCGATCCTGGATCGGTCGCGGTGACCGTCTGGCTGCCGCTGGGCTCCCGTGTCGAGGCCAAGGCCGCGGTTGCCGACTTCCGCGGTATCGGATCGCTTGGCGATGTCACCTATGAAGGCGCGGTTGGTTCCGTGCAGCTTGAGGAAATCGCCAGTGGCCGCCTGGCCATGCAGGACGGCGGTATCACCGTCGGCCGCCTGGGCGGTTCGGCCGAGCTCAGTACTCAGCGCGGTGACATCGCCGTCGCCGAGGCCACACGCGGGACCGTCACCCTGCGCACGCAGTCCGGTCAGATCACCGTCGGCGCCGTCGGCGGGGTGTCGGCCACCCTCGACGCCGGGGCGCCCAACGGCCGTATCCACAACTCGCTTCAGAACTCCGCCGGCGCCGAAGCCGAGCTCCGCATCCACGCCACCACCGCCGACGGCGACGTCACCGCCCGCAGCCTGGAACAGCCATCCGCCGCCGTCCCGGCCGACGCCGGGCATTGA